TCACAGAAAACCTAAAATAGATAATAAAAACAGGAAAAGTGGAAAATAGATAAAAACAAGGTAAGCAAGGAAAATCAATTGGCATCATTTAAAAGCATATTGCATTGTTTTAGGACCTTTGAATGTGCTGTCACACATACGGCCAACGTTACCCTCATATGCAACCAAGTTGCTTGTTAATCACTTAGGCACCAAAATAGGCCAAAACCACTTGCACATGTGATCTGACCAGTATGCAAGTAAACCAGAGATATATGGGATGGACAAAGATATGAGGATTGGCCAACAAGCTGTAAGAGAAACAACCTGCACAATTCAATGCAATTACACACAAAACACAATAAAATAGTTCAAGCACAGAAATAAAGATAGAAACTTAGTAGGCACAAGAATAATGTGGTTGGCCCAGAACTGAGCTATGTAAGCCTTCAAAAGTCACAGAGAGATCCACTAGAAAGCAAGAAAAAGATGTTCCCTAACAATATTTCAAACACATGGAGTGATACAGCCATTCCCCTCGAAGAAACCCCTAGTAAATATTACAAGAATAAGACGAGATTGCCGCTAACCTTCTGAGAGAACGCCCCACTTTTTGTTGCTAAAATCCTTCTCATGCTGCAGCCTCCTCGATAACCTAAAACACAGGGCTTTCTGTATGCAAACTTAACCTTAAACACAGGGCTCCATTAAATAATTCCCAAATACCTAGTAAAGAGACTCCACCATTTGATGCCTATACAAAAAACAATCCAGAACATTCACAGAAAAGCATAGCtggaaaagggaaagaaaaagaaccaaGAACATACTAGCACGCTAGAGTTCCATGTgaactttcttttcctttcctctcAACGGCAGCCCTTTCTTTCCCTCCTTGAAATACACATGTCAATGGGAAATCTTTTCCCCTTCATTAGTGAGCCAAGCCCCGCTTCCAGTAATACAAAAAAGTATATAAACCATACGAGCATAATATGGACTCATCTTTGTTCTTTGCCAACCAACACAAGAGTGAACCGTTCCCCCTCTTACTACAAAACTCACAGCTGATTTCTTTCTAATTCCAAATAAGTCTGAATACCCTTCAGCTTATTTGTTGTTTTGCCCTATGTACAAAACAAGACACTCCAACAAGGCAGGACATGTTGAGAAGGCTTTAAAATTCACTTCACCCTTTATTTATCTTTCAACCATAAATAATAGATGGAGAGAGAATTCGACAAGAAGAAAGCAAAGGGAATAATGATAGCAGCTGGCAATGAATGTCAAACAGCAAACTTACTCAGACAACAAGTGGCAGATCTCAGGCAACGGACAAAAAGCAATGAAGTCTGCTTTTATGTTGAATGTCAAACAGCAAACTTACTCAGACAACAGGTGGCAGATCTCAGGCAATGGACAAAAAGCAATGAAGTCTGTTTTTATTTGAATTTTCTGCCCTCCGCATCTTTTTACTCCAACTCCTCCCTCTTACTCTGCATCCTGCACTCTGCAATGTTATCTCCACTTCAACATCTGCTCCCTCTTCAATAATGTGAGTTAATTTATAACAGTTCTGAGGCTATTCTGACCAAAAGCTTACTAAATATCCTATTTTCAAATCTTATATGCAAAAAAGTCATCCCTTGATATGTCAAAAGATTCGACTTGATTTCCAAAATCTACGAGAACAACAAAACCCAAACATAGCCTTCTTTTTCAATTACTGATGTGTGGTCGGTTCTGTTCGGAAAAAGGTTTGAATAGGAAACTTCAAAAACCCTTAAATCTAATGAAATCATGTCTCAACTAGAGTTGCATGAAGCAGGAGCAGGAACAAAATGTGATCCTGGAGAATGATAGGAATCAAGACTAAGATGCATAGAAAAGGACCATACTTATTAATAATAATGAGACCTAAATGAATGGCAAGTTTTAAAGAAAAAGCATTACAATGTAGATCAAATCAGGCACTCaaagaaagggggaaaaaatGAACGTGAAATCTGCTTAGCTCTGACAGGGTTCTGCCTAGTTTTCCTCCTTTCACTTTCCTAAACATTTCTGATTATCAGCCTAAAAGCAACAAAACTAATATTTTCATTTGTTTAATATATttcattcctttcttttcttccatccAACTGGAAAACTGTACAATAGAGAATCTAGTAAAAAGAAAAACGAAAATAACAAAAActcaaaacaaagaaaaaacataaaataaaatagcatCGTATGGCCTGGAACATAATGGGAGCACATATGATTTGGTAACCCAAGGGTGGAAACCAACCTCTCATGTTGAACTCTTCAGACCAAGATAACTAGGCAAATGGATTTTAGTAACCGCTAAGATCCTGAACCATGTTCGTGATTTTCAAAGTCACACATATCATCCATCATAAGATCATATTTGATTTTTAACATATTGTCTAATGAACATTGGGATGCCTTCTGCCTTTCACAGTATTCTCTTAACAAATTGTCATTTCACTAACGATTGATTCGAGAACATGATTTTGAAGACTGCAATCAGTTATTTATCAACTGACAATCTTTTCTCTTTCGTACAGACTTCATATTCCTTGCATGATTCGGATATAAACCAGATATCTTTAACTGGgtttaaaaaaaacaagaatcctTCCTTAACATTGTCACACAAATTGCACACTTGCTCCTGAAAAAGAACAATAAAGCATTCTGACAGCAACAACAActgcaaaaagaaaacaaggggAAAAAAGCCTCAATTCTGACACCTTTAATTTTTAGTTCAAGAAATGCCTCAAGCCGCCTGGCCAAAAAAGTAGGAAAATTGAAGCTAACGATCCACCAAAGAATCAAGAAAACCAATCTGAAATAATTGACGACGAAAAGAGAGATAAGCAAGCCATAACATGCCGATAGGAGAAGAATCCAAATTTCTCCACctcagaaaatgggattcttcaTATGCCAGCACATCAGGAAAACCAATCCGAGGACTTCTCGAAGACAAGAAGGACATACTCAAGCCATTACATGCCAGTAGGAGAAAAATCCAAGCGTCTCAACCTCAAAAGAAGACATCTTTGCTTTAATGATTCAAACCAATGCAGAGACAAGaaacaagaaatcaagaaaCTGCAGCGGAAATAGGAAGAAAGAAGTACCAAGGACAGACGCGGCCTCCGCAATGGGGAGGGAGAAGTACTTGATGATCTCCTCCAAGGAGAGCTTCCAGCTGGACGGCGGCGGAGCGGCGCTTCCGCCTGGCTGCAGTTGGTGATCGACCAGCCGCTGCTGCCGCTGTTGGGGGTTCCCTGACTCGGACGCGGACGTCATTTAAAATATGCAATCGTAAATTCGTAATCCAGAAGAAACTAAAACTAGCGTGAGGAGCGTGtgggaggagggggggaggcAGGAGGGGAAGGATTCGATACGATATCTTGGTTGGATTTTCGGTCTGGTAGCGAAGGGGCGTAGATCAGGAATCCAAGATCATCGGCTAGGGTTGGGGGCAACGGTCGGTTTCCTAAGTAATTCATATTATAAATGTCTCCAGTAAAAATCAATTTGCCCCTTCATGCGTTATGCAACGGTTCACATAACGACACGCACAACATCTGGACGGCAGACTAGACCATGACATGGGCCATCATAGGCCCATGATATCGGCGCAATATCACATCAACATGCCATCATGCCTAATATGACATCAATCTGCCATCAAAGCACGCAATGCTTGCGTCAGAGACGGCCACAACCGAAAACGTCCCTCCAGGGAGAATAAAGATGATTTGATTTATTCATCGTGGAAATTGATTTCCTAATTGGCACGAAGCATTCCTCCCGACATGTATCGCGGGTTCTCCATGTCAAGCATGTCATTCTGGATGACatgttttaaaataaaacatgcatgcatgaagTAGTGGAATTGATGCAGGCGTTTCAAATGTTAGATACAtagagctcgtttggttcgtggaaaaagaagaaaggaaagtatgttcaacaaaaaaattaatgaggtgtggttagagttttcaaatgagaaagacaaaaaaatcatattcccatggaaatatgattcctacatttcgggcttgtttggttcgcaggaaaagaagggaggaaagtgttgtcaacgaaaaagtaatgagatgcctcttgtttgattgcagttttcaaaggagagagattgaaaagttgtatttccatgggaatatgatttccacatttcatgggaaagtctttcccttgagaaacatgggaaagtctttccttgataaacatgaaaaagttacttttccattatgcggaaatcactccatttttattttttttcaaaaatgcccttcagcattaaagaagcattaaagagacattaaagACCTCATTTTTATTaaaggcataataggaattatacataaccttttcaggaaagtggatggccaaccaaacataagcactttggaaatttgtcactttctcatggtcaactaaatatgccaaaagtattttcctaggcatcctcttcctacgaATTTGTTTTCAAATGAGGGAGACGGAAAAATTATATTCccatagaaatatgattcctacatttcatgtaaaaattattttttcgtgAACcagaaatcactccatttttattttttttcaaaaaagtccttcagcattaaagagataTTAAagacataatttttattaagggtataataggaattacacataactttttcagaaaagtaaatggtaaaccaaacataagcactctggaaatctgtcactttcccattgtcaaccaaacatgccaaaagtactttcccatGCATTCTTTTTTCAGGAATCTGCttcccaaaaatcatatttataggaggaaaaatacttttcgcgaaccaaacgagcctatCGTGTGAATGATACAATAAAAGCAACATCCATAACCAAATGCAAGGACACAAATAAGTGTAGCAATGATATCAAACACATTGAATGAATCAAATTGTGCAGGTGGACTATCTGTTCATCACAAAATAAGAGCAGACCTACTTAGATGGTAGATTGGATTTCGTAGGTCCATTTTGGGGGGTCACCTCATAGATGTGTTCCACAAAAATCCACATCGATTGAGTTTCTCAATTCGCCTTTCCACCTTATGTATACCTCCagattaatatatgacatgactcATTTCTGAAACAGCAATAGGTTCTCTAGTTCTTGCCCTTTTATTAATAAAGTTGATGGCTATGGCTCCCTTTGCATTTAAAAGAAGAGGTTATGACCGGAAGGAAGACCTACTGTAGTTTATACGATGAGCTAAGTTATTTTGATCATCTGTGGAGGTAAAAATGAGAGGGAATCAATGATGATAATGAAAAGATAATGATAGTTCATGACCTTGCGCTTTCATTATTAACAATTTGGATGGTGACTAAGATCTTAGTTTCTGGCTCGGCCGGCTATTTGTTTTGCTTGGCTAAAACTAAAAATGGGCTCCATGGTTGTATTGTGCTGCAACGGCTACCAGAGCTATCAGCAATATTTGTCTATGTATCTACGGTTGTGATATGTTATGCGGGACAGCGCAAGAAGAGAGTGATTATGATGATATCATGATATGAGCACCTATGTTTGTTAATCGTTATACCACATGTCCATGATAGACACTCTGATAAGCTAGTAGGTTGCATGTTATCTCATCTCATCATGCAGTCACTCTTATGTAATAATTCTTTTCCTGTTCATGGATTACACATATCGATGGATTTTTATAAGACAAAATGATTTCAAGATTCTTCTTCGGGCTAAACTAGTCACACTCTAGTTGCCCAACATCCCACATCTTGATCATATATATTTCCTATATAGCTAGCTAGGTGGTCATGAATCTGCCCTCCCCAATTGGTAATGCTGGATGATAGACCCCAGCCAGAAATTTAATCATCTATatctgtctgtctgtctgtctgtttatctatctatctatctatatatatatattaataaccactctatctatctatctatctatctatctatctatctatctatctatctgtctgtctgtctgtctgtctgtctgtttgtctgtctatctatctatctatataatattaataaccACTCTATTCTCTACTTCATTTCCAGTTTGGCTTTTAGCtgaggtcaatcaaatatatTGCACCAAAGGCTACCATATAGAACAAAAAACTAAGTAGTGGATGGCCaccagaatttttgaaaaaaaataaatggtaTAAACTTGCGCCAGATAGAGATAGGTCACCTACAAGAAGAATATGCTGCATTTCCCTGCAAGCAGTTTAACAatgaggagagagaagaaatcggACGATGGAACCGGAAGTAAACCACGAATATAGCAACTACTGGATAATAGAAGCAGGGCCGATCCGCGCAGCCAACGCATTCATTGCAGGGCCATAAATGCGTAGGCCTAGTTGAGTAATTGTGGCTGGATTTCCTGGTTCCCGGGGCCCCCACCTCCTCCTACCCATGGACCATGGTTCCAACCTCCAGGAAGCCTGGACCACTCCTTCCCTTACACATCATCGCCCGCGGATGATTCCATTCCCCCATCAATTTTTCACATGGCCCCCAACACTGACTTGGGACCGGAGACTTCCCCACGCTGACGTGTCCTCGAACGATAGGCCGAGCACATCCGTCGAGACGATGAGCCCAACGCCTCGTCCACCATGATATCGTTCCAGTGCTTACTCATGGCTCGGTTCAACCGAGCTACGAACCCAGGCCTCCTCTCTTCACAGAACTTGAAAAATCGTGCAACACTAGGTGGGTCCTCATCCTCTCCCCAGCACGAACCACCAGGTCGTAGTGGAACGGCGTTGCCGGCGAACCCGGCCGACAAGCTAAGGTACTCCACCATGGCGTCCACGAGCCACTTCGGCGGCGCGCCGCCCACGTCCCAGAGCCAGACGCGAGCCATGGCCTGTTGCACCGCCGAGACCAACGACAACCCCGGATCGGCCTCGGCCATCACGCTCGGGCTCACATGAATCACGTAGTCGCCGGGAAGGTGGGGATCATCTCCATGACTAACTGCCACGACCCCGCTGAGGTTCTGGCCGGCCAGGCGGAGGGTCACGCTGCGGACCGGCTTGCGAGGGTACAGTTCGTTGGGGTAGAGGATTCGTTCCACGAATTCGCTGGCATTCAGGACAATTCGGGCAGCCCTGCCGTTGGAGACGAAGAGGAGATCGAAGCGCCGGGCGGCGAGAGTGCCGGCGGGGGCGGCGTTGAGGATGGACACGTCGAAGCCTTTGCCGGCTTCGAGGTTTGCCCAGAGAGAGATGGATGCGAAGATGAGGACGAAGGCGAGGCCAGCGAGGGTGGTGGGGGGATCGGTGGAGGATTCACCTGCAGGAGAGTTGGTATTAGCACTGCCACATGGGGTGGTGGAGGTGTTGGGATCGGAGAGCAGGGGCTGCTCCATGGTGAAAGTAGCAGGACCCAATGATGAGAATGtggaaggaggaaagaaaaattaaatgattAGGTGAGCCATCTTATTCTTATTATAGAGTTGAAATTAATGGAACCGTGTCTAATTAATTAACGACGTTCCAAGTCATCATCTCCCATCATGTTTAATAGACAACGATGGATGACATGCGAGCAAAGATAAGAATAAAATGAGCAGTTATGAGAgcttgaaaattaaaaaaaaaaaaactgctcgAATGTTATAATTACAGAatagttaaaaaaaagagaaaatccaAGTAAAAAAAATTACCTTAAATAGGTAAAGAATGTGTATAGGATATGCTAGTAATTGAGAGATTGATAAAATATCCACAAATTCATGGCTATGGTGCGTTCTCAACGTTTGGCTAAAGTTTCTTTtgtgtttttcttcttctttttttttccttggaaGGCAATATtgtttgattaaagattaaagaCAGGAATAATTATGTGGAGCAGCGAGGGCAGCCATACCTGTCGGACCAGCTTGGGTAATGGCTGGATATACGTGATGGAGTTTGGGTGGACGGAGGGAGTAGCGACCGCAAATGATACGAAGGAAACCTTTCAGGTGGGGCCCCCTTTTTGGCAGTAATACGGCGAAACTATTCGCGTGCAAAAGGTGTGTTCCACCGTAAGCGATGGGGAAACCTAGAGGCACGTCCAAAAGGGTACCGTGGCAATATCTGCAACATCTGTGCTACCGTATAAAGCAGGGCGCAGTTCGTACAAAGCGACCTCAGAAAAGACCACCAATTTTATCGTTATCAGCTTGGATCTAGTATGCAATATCCAAAGACGCTAGcttccatatttttttaatatgctAGTtactattataatattattagttTATATACCAGCTTTCTATCATTTTCGAGTCTTGTTTGGGACAAAAGTCTCAAAATTGTACTAGATAGGTCTGTAGTAAATAATttgtcaaaaaaataaatagatacgGATCCAGTGTTCTTGAATcccataattttttattttattttatttttgctttGACAGATTTTTCATATAATACATATACAAATAcattcaataaaattaaaaaatacaaGCTCACAGACAGCTCCCTCTTTTCTGACCACAGAGTGTATAATATTAAAAGTAATAGTTAATAGATGCTTAACAAATAAGGATCCATAAAATTGATTCCAAATGAAAACAACAAGAGTTAATAATTGTGGTTATAGTTTATCTTATTGATTTCAGGATTTACAATGCGCATGTGAgcactaaaaaaaattattagataCAGGGACCAACAAAAAATCCCAATCTCTCTATTAAAAATAATCAATTGACTATCTTTTTTGAATtaaccctaaaaaaaaaaaaatctcgtgGCTGTTATTTACATTTTTCCTTGTATGCTAGCTAAGAAAGTGACTTCCAAAACTATCTATTGTATACTTACAATCATATGTGCTCATCATatacttaatcatgccatagctGTCTGCTATCAAGTACTGCAGCACTGTAAAACTCACAGTTTGCACTGTAACATGAATGATTTGCTTTAATTAGGCTATCATTGGAGAGTAAAACATATAAATCATTGCATATCTGCAATTATAATTGTGACGGTTCTCGGCCAGTTCTGCctgttttttcttattttttgttgTTGGTTTATCTATTATCTATATGGCCGTCGGTTGTGAACAAAAGATAGTTATGGAAGTTTGTGGTGATTTTGCGGAAGCACCAAAATGTGTTATCATAATTTGGCAACTAGCTATAAGAACATATCTATTTAAATCTACGCTATTGACAGGGTGCTTTTCTCACTTCCAAAAAAAATACATGGTGGCTGGGGACCCATGGGTCGATGCCCTCCATTTGCATCTTTGGCCGACTACGGTTAGTGTTGAGGCTGGGGAGGGTCTGCATGTCTGTGATCTTATAACCCCCGGAGGAAGGGGCGGTTGGGATGAGATTCGACTGGCCCAGTTCTTTGGGGAGCATCTGGTGGAGCGGGTCTGATCCCTCTCTTTACCAGGGAGTGGTGGACCAGATGTGCGGGTGTGAAGTTCCTCTACCAGAACTAGGGTTAGGGTAGGCGATCTTTCCCGCATTCTTAGGCGAGAGTATGAGCTTAGGCAGGACTTGCCTGGCAATTGGGACTCCACTCGAGGGTCGCGTTGTTCCTCTAAAAGGTGGTCTGGGACCGCCTTTCCACAAGAGCTGTACTTGGAGGACGAGGATTGAGGATCCCATTAGAGTGTGGGGTTTGCAGTGTGGACGAGACGGTGGACCATGCCTTGTTTCAATATACATGGGTTAGGGCCACCTGGTGTCTGGTAGGGGTCCCGTAGGTGGTGTGGAGCCGTAGGGACCAGTTCTTACAGGCCATACGTCAGGGCTCAGTGTTCCCGGTGCTTCGTCAAAAGGCGGTCTGAGCGAGCTGTACTGTCTATCAGATCTGATTGGCCAAGAATGCTCGTACATTCGGCGAACGACGTATGTCGCCGAGACTTGTGGTGGAGAATGCTCGCGTTCAAGCGGCAAAGCTGTGTCATACCACCTCCATTGGAGGgaccttgatagctcgggacatctggggttccCACTCTGCTTCGGCAGTATTCCATACGGTGtatttcacctgggagcccccaccctcgagtttcctcaaggtcaacttcgatgggtcCGTCCTGAACGATGGCATGAGGGGAGGTGTGGGTTTTGTTATTCGGGACCCGTCTGCCAGGGTTGTGGCTGTGGGGGTAGTCAGTTATTTGACACTTCGATTTCAAGTGCAAAGCTGAGAGCTACTTGAGCGGGTCTTCGCCATGCCCGGTGTGTGTTACAAGCTAGGTCCATCATCCTGGAGGGTGATTTAGCCACCGTTATCAGTTGGATCCGGGGGGGTCTAAGGGGTAACGGTTGTGACCATCCATTACTCCGAGACATTTGGACTATGGTTAGGATTGGaggggcctttcaggccaaaCATATTTATCGTGAAGCCAATGGTGCTGCGAATTGGGTGGCTGCATATGTAGTTTGTCACTCCGGTGGTACCTTGTAGACTGGAGATGGGGAGGTGCTTTTGGCACTTcgaggtatcctattttttgactttatccGTACCCACTAGATATGATCCAACCgttccagcaaaaaaaaaaaaaacatggtgCTATTCTCAAATACAAATCTATATTTTTGTTTGCTTTTTTTCTTGTATCAAATTAAAGTAGTTTATAGTCTTCATCAATTTATCATTTTACTTTTACTTTCTATAGCTCCTGACGTCATGTTGGATGATATCAACAGAGCCGGTTGATGGCCCCAACACTTGAGAGAAATCCTCATGGATTCCCCTCCAAGAGCTTCCATCATTGCAGCAGTAGCAATAAGGACGCCATCTTTGGCCATATGAATTCAGCGTCCGAAATTTTAGTACAGAAATATGCCACATTTCAGTACCAACACTGAGAAACGGGTTCCTCTTGGGTTGGAAACTGCTGCTAAATTAGTTCCCGACTTGGACTCGCCGTAAGATCATCAAAACTCCACGACAATTAACCACACACTCAAGACACTTATCGCATGTCATCATCTTCGATTTTGGAGAAACATATTTGCAATATCCttcaaattattaaaaaaattatgaattgATTCAAAAACATTTGATTATTCTCAATTAACataaattttatgatttatttatACATTATTCATGTTGTTATCGTTGTGGTGGTGATTTTTTTTACTGTCATTTATTATTTCTGCATCTCTTATACTTATTTcccaaataaataattttaaaaatattttaaaaagttcttactttttagttttattattttaatttctgCCTTCCAAATTCTAT
This is a stretch of genomic DNA from Phoenix dactylifera cultivar Barhee BC4 chromosome 9, palm_55x_up_171113_PBpolish2nd_filt_p, whole genome shotgun sequence. It encodes these proteins:
- the LOC120103669 gene encoding uncharacterized protein LOC120103669; this encodes MEQPLLSDPNTSTTPCGSANTNSPAGESSTDPPTTLAGLAFVLIFASISLWANLEAGKGFDVSILNAAPAGTLAARRFDLLFVSNGRAARIVLNASEFVERILYPNELYPRKPVRSVTLRLAGQNLSGVVAVSHGDDPHLPGDYVIHVSPSVMAEADPGLSLVSAVQQAMARVWLWDVGGAPPKWLVDAMVEYLSLSAGFAGNAVPLRPGGSCWGEDEDPPSVARFFKFCEERRPGFVARLNRAMSKHWNDIMVDEALGSSSRRMCSAYRSRTRQRGEVSGPKSVLGAM